A genomic region of Pseudovibrio sp. Tun.PSC04-5.I4 contains the following coding sequences:
- a CDS encoding transposase translates to MSKVKQVRRTWTREEKLSIISEIGVDGASVLDISRQHNIDRYLLKRWLKHFSSAESADIERQSVFVPVVVAAPDPAPVHPVCIEVGLSTGRSLRLSSDLSDTQIQRFIVLVETA, encoded by the coding sequence TTGTCTAAAGTTAAGCAGGTGCGGCGCACGTGGACGCGTGAAGAGAAGCTGTCGATTATCTCTGAGATTGGGGTTGATGGTGCCTCTGTTCTTGATATTTCCCGCCAACACAACATTGATCGTTATCTACTGAAGCGTTGGCTCAAGCATTTTAGCAGTGCTGAAAGTGCCGATATTGAGCGCCAGTCAGTCTTTGTGCCAGTTGTGGTTGCTGCCCCGGATCCTGCTCCAGTACATCCTGTTTGTATTGAAGTTGGTTTGAGCACAGGACGCAGCTTGAGGCTTTCCAGCGATCTGAGCGATACACAGATCCAGCGCTTCATTGTCTTGGTGGAAACGGC